Within Armatimonadota bacterium, the genomic segment CCAGGCGGTGGGGGCGGGCGCGGTCAACCAGGCGGTGAAGGCCATCGCCATCACGCGCGGGTTCGTCGCGCCCAACGGCATCGACCTCGTCGCCATCCCCGCCTTCACCAAGGTGGAGATCGACGGCGAGGAGCGCACCGCCATCAAGTTCCTCGTGGAAGCCCGCTAGGCACGTCTGCGCCGGAGCCGACGTGGGCAGCAGGCGGGGTGATGGCTGAGCAGCCCGGCGGACGCCTGAAGCTCTTCGCGGGCACGGCCAACCGCTGGCTGGGCGAGGAGATCGCCCGGTACCTGGGGATTCCGCTGGGGCGGGTGACCATCACCCGCTTCGCCGACGGCGAGATTTACGTGCGCTTCGAGGAGAACGCGCGGGGCGAGGACGTCTTCGTCGTCCAGCCGACCTCGCCGCCGGTGAACGAGCACCTCATGGAGCTGCTCATCATGCTGGACGCGCTCCGCCGGGCCTCGGCGGGGCGCATCACCGCGGTCGTCCCCTACTACGGCTACGCCCGCAAGGACAAGAAGGATGCGCCGCGCGAGCCCATCACCGGGCGGCTGGTGGCGGACCTGCTGGTGACGGCCGGGGCGGACCGAGTGCTGACGGTGGACCTGCACGCCGGGCAGATCGAGGGCTTCTTCAACGTGCCGGTGGACCACCTGCGGGCGATGCCCCTCTTCGCCGACTACCTGCGGGAGAAGGGCCTGCGCCAGGCCGTGGTCGTCGCCGCCGACGAGGGGGCGGTGAAGCGCAGCAAGCAGCTGGCCGACCGGCTGGACCTGCCGCTGGCCATC encodes:
- a CDS encoding stage V sporulation protein S gives rise to the protein MPEVLKVSADSKPKSVAGALAAVLREKGAVELQAVGAGAVNQAVKAIAITRGFVAPNGIDLVAIPAFTKVEIDGEERTAIKFLVEAR
- a CDS encoding ribose-phosphate pyrophosphokinase, with the translated sequence MAEQPGGRLKLFAGTANRWLGEEIARYLGIPLGRVTITRFADGEIYVRFEENARGEDVFVVQPTSPPVNEHLMELLIMLDALRRASAGRITAVVPYYGYARKDKKDAPREPITGRLVADLLVTAGADRVLTVDLHAGQIEGFFNVPVDHLRAMPLFADYLREKGLRQAVVVAADEGAVKRSKQLADRLDLPLAIIFQRRVGKDVKEPVQIVGEVEGRTPIMIEDIIDTAGTLANAVDVLVRSGARREVYVCATHAILAGPALERLSREEIREVILTNTVAIPGDRRLPKFTILSAAPLLAEAIRRIHEHQSVSILFT